A part of Manduca sexta isolate Smith_Timp_Sample1 chromosome 10, JHU_Msex_v1.0, whole genome shotgun sequence genomic DNA contains:
- the LOC115455859 gene encoding uncharacterized protein LOC115455859, which produces MVLLGTKNLTNAYGGVCRGQVNTGLNIRHLSTSTLRNLFFKLCKACQLNKMASIPPSAFHAGRIRETQHESRDMKLSTTCKSGGSGKYFNTNLMELSPLKYNSKLMNSIWGLYNRYSPHNVKKVNDAHGIKAELQQSACNSAKNEPVITLPSAKLDNVWAAINVSQSH; this is translated from the exons ATGGTGCTGTTAGGCACAAAAAATTTGACTAACGCTTACGGCGGTGTCTGCAGAGGCCAAGTCAATACAGGCCTCAACATTCGACACCTGAGCACTTCGACGCTGCGTAACTTGTTCTTCAAGTTGTGTAAAG CCTGCCAGCTGAATAAGATGGCCTCAATTCCGCCGTCGGCTTTCCATGCAGGGCGTATCCGAGAAACCCAGCATGAAAGTCGTGATATGAAGCTGTCTACCACTTGTAAAAGCGGCGGCTctgggaaatattttaataccaact TAATGGAGCTGTCCCCATTGAAATATAATAGCAAGTTGATGAATAGTATCTGGGGACTGTACAACCGCTATTCTCCCCACAATGTGAAAAAAGTGAACGACGCTCATGGTATCAAGGCGGAATTGCAGCA GTCAGCTTGCAATTCCGCGAAGAATGAACCTGTGATTACTTTGCCGTCGGCGAAGTTGGATAACGTTTGGGCTGCCATCAATGTGTCTCAATCCCATTGA
- the LOC115455861 gene encoding iron-sulfur assembly protein IscA-like 2, mitochondrial: MLLNTRKVLRLGYCVSRSNLYRRYAKETPNIAPSDGINISDSCVEKLKQLCDSNDKFLRLCVESGGCSGFQYKFDLDDKVLEDDRIFERNGVKVVIDETSLDYIKGSTVDYHTELIRSAFRVIQNPNADLGCSCGASFSIKID, encoded by the exons atgttattaaacacaAGAAAAGTGTTAAGATTGGGGTACTGTGTATCAAGAAGTAACCTTTACAGACGTTATGCAAAAGAAACGCCAAATATTGCACCATCGGACGGCATTAACATTAGCGACAGCTGcgtagaaaaattaaaacagttatGTGATAGCAATGACAAATTTTTAAGGCTTTGTGTGGAGAGCGGGGGTTGTTCCGGTTTCCAGTATAAGTTTGATTTGGACGACAAAGTTTTGGAAGATGATAG AATATTTGAAAGGAACGGCGTTAAGGTAGTGATTGATGAAACATCTTTAGATTATATAAAAGGGTCAACAGTGGACTACCACACAGAACTCATAAGATCAGCTTTTCGTGTCATACAGAACCCAAATGCAGACTTAGGATGTTCATGTGGAGCaagtttttctataaaaatagactaa